In the genome of Geotrypetes seraphini chromosome 16, aGeoSer1.1, whole genome shotgun sequence, one region contains:
- the LOC117350483 gene encoding olfactory receptor 1509-like, producing MAVKNETRITHFIFLGISSNPNLQIIYFMLFLVMYLLTVTGNLLIILTIYVDSHLHSPMYFFLSHLSFLDLSISTVTVPKFLVNFVLQSKTISLNGCLAQVFFLHFFGGTEILHLTLMAYDRYVAICNPLRYTTIMNKRVCLLLIFSTLVGGLMHGSGQVFPVFQLPFCGPNEIDHFFCDTHPLSVLACSRTFISETTDMINSGIISLFSSTVLLVSYTHIISTILKIRSTEGKLKAFSTCASHLVVVTLFFGPLLFIYMRPSVTFAADKLISVFFAIVTPLLNPFIYTLRNEEVKKSMKKLVGRKVFSLHININRFPAQLNKDCIDL from the coding sequence ATGGCAGTCAAGAATGAAACCAGAATCACTCATTTCATCTTTCTAGGAATTTCCAGCAATCCAAACTTACAGATAATATACTTCATGCTGTTTCTAGTCATGTACCTCCTCACTGTAACTGGGAATCTTCTCATTATATTAACTATATACGTGGACTCTCACCTGCACTCTCCCATGTACTTCTTCCTCAGCCACCTCTCTTTCTTAGATTTGAGCATTTCAACAGTCACTGTCCCCAAATTCCTGGTAAACTTTGTCTTACAGAGCAAAACCATCTCATTAAATGGCTGCCTTGCTCAAGTATTTTTCCTGCATTTCTTTGGGGGTACAGAAATCCTTCATCTTACGCTGATGGCTTACGATCGCTACGTAGCCATCTGCAATCCTTTGCGTTATACCACGATAATGAACAAGCGAGTCTGTCTCCTGCTGATATTTTCTACTTTGGTAGGTGGTTTAATGCATGGCAGTGGTCAGGTATTTCCAGTATTTCAGCTACCATTCTGCGGTCCTAATGAGATAGATCACTTCTTTTGTGACACCCACCCCTTATCTGTGTTGGCTTGCTCTAGAACCTTCATCAGTGAAACGACAGACATGATCAACAGCGGAATCatatcccttttttcttccaCGGTGTTGCTTGTTTCTTACACACACATCATCTCCACCATCTTAAAGATTCGTTCAACTGAGGGGAAGCTGAAAGCCTTCTCTACCTGTGCCTCCCATCTGGTGGTGGTCACTCTGTTTTTTGGCCCCCTTCTTTTTATATACATGAGACCGTCCGTGACATTTGCAGCTGACAAACTGATATCTGTTTTTTTCGCCATCGTGACGCCTTTGTTAAACCCGTTCATTTATACTCTCAGAAACGAGGAGGTAAAAAAATCCATGAAGAAACTGGTAGGTAGGAAAGTGTTTTCTCTGCATATAAATATCAACCGATTTCCTGCACAATTAAATAAAGACTGCATTGATCTTTAA